A region of the Fusobacteria bacterium ZRK30 genome:
TACCTGTACCATGGTAATAGAAGCTACTAACAAGAAAAATACAACTGCTTTTGCCTGAGCGGCACCATAATTAGTAAATGTATATGCTGTTTTATAGATATTTAAAGCCAGCATCTCTGTAGATCCTCCTGGACCTCCATTTGTAAGGGATAAATTTTGATCAAATAATTTAAATGAATTCGCCAATGTTAGAAACATACTGATAGTAAATGCCGGCGCTACCATAGGAAATATTATATGCCTGGTCTTTGTCCAACCATTGGCACCATCTATATCTGCCGCTTCCAACAATGATTTTGGAATATTTTGTAATGCTGCAATATAAATTATCATCAAGTATCCTGACATCTGCCAAACCATGATTATTACCAGTCCCCAGAACCCAGTATTGGCATCTGCCAGCCAACCCTGAAAGAATTCCAAACCTGTGATTTCACCAATGGTCTGAAATACCCCCATAAATATAAATTGCCATATAAAACCTAAGATTAATCCTCCTATCAGGTTAGGCATAAAAAATATCGTTCTCATAAAGTTAGAAATTTTTAATTTTTTAGTCACTAAAAGTGCTAAACTAAAGCCTATTGCATTTATAACAACTACAGATACTACTGTAAATTTTGCTGTAAAGATAAAAGCATTCCTGAACCCCTCATCTTTAATTATAGCTATATAGTTACTTAAACCTATAAAGTCTGGAACCTGATCCATCCTTCCATTCCATTCTGTAAATGAGTAGTATACTCCTATGAGTAAGGGTATTACCAATACCATTAAAAATGCAATTATTATGGGACCTGCAAATAAACAAAACGTTTTTTTATTATAATTCATCCTCATCATTCCTTTTTTAGAAAAAAAGGGGTTTCCCCCTTTTTTTATTTATTAATTTATCCAGTTTTTATTTTTCTTTTCTGCTCTCATTCCATGAAGTTTTCGCTGTTTCTAAAACTTCATCCCAAGTAATTTGACCATCTATATATTTTTGTAGTTCTACTCCTAATGTCTCCATTCCCCAACCTGTAGGATACCCCATAAATACCCAAGGGATAGTGTTCCCAGCTTCCGAGAATGCCATTATGTCTTTAGCCAATGGATCTTTTGGCTGTAAGTTATCTCCATCAAAACCTTTATATGGTGGTATAAAATTAAATTTATTAATTACATAATCTTTTCCAGTCTCAGATGTATATACCCAGTTTAAAAAATCTTTGGCTGCTTTTACCTGAGCCTCACTTGAGTCTTTATTTACAGTCCAGTACATTGGAATTCCTACTGGTAACACATTTTCTTTAGCTCCTACAATTGGCATAGGTAGAAACCCTATATTTTTCGCTAATTCTTCGTCTATACCTTTAATCGATCCAAATGCCCAGTTTCCTTGCTGAGTCATAGCTACCTTTCCCATAGAGAATAATCTTTCTACCTGGGTAGAATAATCAGTTGCATTTACGGGCTTTCTACCATACTCTATCTGCAGGTCAAATAATTGCTTCATTCCATCTGAATATGTAAACTCAACTGCTTTAGCATTATAAGCATCGAATACACTTCCAAATTCTTGTGCTAGGGCTACATTTGAATAATGTAATCCTGTTACCCAAGTTTCTTTTCCTGCAGTTGCAAACACAGCTTCTAATCCTAATTCCTCTTTTTTAGAATCCAGCATCTTAACAGCAGTTTCTAAAGATTCATAACTATTTATAGTTTTTGCATCTATCCCGGCTTTCTTTAATAATTCCTTATTATATATAAACCCGTATCCTTCTTGAGTAAATGGTAATCCATATACCTTTTCATCCAATGTTGCCCCACTTAAGGCTCCATCAAATGCCTTTCCTGCTAGTTCTACATCTGATAGATCTACCAATTTG
Encoded here:
- a CDS encoding ABC transporter substrate-binding protein — encoded protein: MKNYMKGLMVGGAMLLTACGGGTEQKEEKTVVDIFQFKVEIAEQFDELSQIYMETHPNIEINIETVGGGDDYGAALRAKMASGNEPTIFNVGGPQDVYDWQDKLVDLSDVELAGKAFDGALSGATLDEKVYGLPFTQEGYGFIYNKELLKKAGIDAKTINSYESLETAVKMLDSKKEELGLEAVFATAGKETWVTGLHYSNVALAQEFGSVFDAYNAKAVEFTYSDGMKQLFDLQIEYGRKPVNATDYSTQVERLFSMGKVAMTQQGNWAFGSIKGIDEELAKNIGFLPMPIVGAKENVLPVGIPMYWTVNKDSSEAQVKAAKDFLNWVYTSETGKDYVINKFNFIPPYKGFDGDNLQPKDPLAKDIMAFSEAGNTIPWVFMGYPTGWGMETLGVELQKYIDGQITWDEVLETAKTSWNESRKEK
- a CDS encoding sugar ABC transporter permease, with product MNYNKKTFCLFAGPIIIAFLMVLVIPLLIGVYYSFTEWNGRMDQVPDFIGLSNYIAIIKDEGFRNAFIFTAKFTVVSVVVINAIGFSLALLVTKKLKISNFMRTIFFMPNLIGGLILGFIWQFIFMGVFQTIGEITGLEFFQGWLADANTGFWGLVIIMVWQMSGYLMIIYIAALQNIPKSLLEAADIDGANGWTKTRHIIFPMVAPAFTISMFLTLANSFKLFDQNLSLTNGGPGGSTEMLALNIYKTAYTFTNYGAAQAKAVVFFLLVASITMVQVYINKKKEVEM